In Vespa velutina chromosome 1, iVesVel2.1, whole genome shotgun sequence, the following proteins share a genomic window:
- the LOC124950671 gene encoding mucin-5AC-like isoform X2 — MDVSFTNVLEGARQYFQGLPVPSASAIPSEDHNHPTSSTNSASSASTSHDHGVASSSVAPPPAPPSSASTPSVVNQETTRYSSDVGQSSSSTENGSSSSGPFWNPSVEPYPPQPTRVEVPDTRPGDESSEPSSSSPGTVVTLTEMQPSNHRSSATSNFQQQQQQQQQQQQQKQSSVSSASTDQHSSHQIIATTTSSSPRLHQMQPPQRDHSPEPVYQQLNNISRTSFATVEILATSHSTSHPNYQNANDRQSQSGTAIVPQRTQYYPRYHHPDITKSAPAPFSQNSVYQSANVTVTTAGSVQQPATRPTPVEQNSVLVHGQDQQRVPSSSYGSSVQTPPSSGSTIYGSSQNYRVSGQLQQTRSVNPTADERIRPAQHGIDGTSASSSSSTSSSSSSSSNSNNSSSGNPCTSANPPCNPRHGSSHIPSSPQNLPAHIPSPHLPSAVSSVHGQHPQQQQQQQGQQHHTRINPSPHSANPNAYNNARTILSQSGPSPSSSSSSSSNHPQQMIPPTGLSGYHPIASPHEPPRHATPSPHRQSPHVSTLHNPHASSPHPTPSPHAAFQPHSPTYPPPPPPARSTPHSYSVPATSQHYQNAGYNASPYAPPPQSSYHSFQKSPQQPLSQSHGSYYSQPNRSHSQSYVQPTPMGAPPQPICPGGTNSSNGGLTYQQNKAVMYNGADSKRSPAEIAGSYASYRSSSTNVQRSNNTHNLPPIAALSSYHSNKRETGNKVQSIQRRVHSIGATNKVPVVTPPSSVMVLPQRIPEYSSLPTPLNHAIPVNGRTTSSVNSTYAGRYANQQNYPAYATTIAPSHHGSNSSSNTSVTSIGATVRSSVPAPPVHAYQSSDTTAHLGSYHHTVRTAESYPYKEQSYQNSSAPMVPAVPGTPLPAPPPPQTNGIRKRESPLDLSVKTVKTSADSTAQDDLEASSTDKHASNLNLMSPSTMSRSSNGSRSMAPPAIQSLGPPPIASYSNYDARVSTRGVRSSSIPSVCPRTSTPQTVCAPKVDFLPDFNSTPLRQHHAPPHDSPIRRNTGQQLYGPPPPPPQAPLPSQYTNNTTPLPHMSTFQKSSLPATPVYDGSPAPPPPSSSTSSSSYLPANDSSRSSSRYPVVDPSRMGPTTLPLQEYPSDPSKYYLDTRNKFGSPTQKDHRGTIKRSGETVYSGTAPNKQPRLDTWRIAIDKQIEQKLSTVRSPHEQQKRQELNLPVAMPNGTLIAPSTYEQRSDNGYSSSDSLRYQQAYCDKRNYPEPKVARTSPPYNHPPISKATNVHALPQQVNSQTSYSNYRQNQRTACPPVSSMATPTVDQPSNTGADKRVLSLLRNSLENKQQREEQLNSQQPILVNHNQQSFQNKVVAPVEPKTNIGRHNLSPFTAASLLERNSNTPPHYKFHVPRAVDSITQEAPRSMYASRVNSSATLPGKEALLGPRGAENQIHRDKDDGLAAILAAKIRTKAELKQVGTGQFLAKPVVPSQDVSSTPKELDSAASTSTPQSGSSAGSPPKLTREKAACLPPRRRLFSRTEEENMPVAATTVPVSTPTPAVASTVPPRASGFRSSSETSVFDFRESDSEGEMPVLERQTLEEMRRDRKQLSKVQPPIPLNDAMCMNMASSMDLVKIELKENDKINEVDPFWAVTCDKFMEQLRAGDVVKKRGRKKKLDGTSSKMDDTGNDSSKESDLNTNDATADIKIKIEDIKKEVEDVVEAVVDEKVETAETSKDDLKSPVSIKIQVEEKVAVVEAKENDRRNSGDDSDEVPLIKRATKKKSKKEDSDCEEEIVCRKRRVRRGSRIKLASSSGSESSSEESDVSTEYGHGSSVADRLRARKRSGNSGENEGMKLRSRDTTPQKNKAEKEMKSSTSKTVPSSRKVKPKPLFGDGSDFRPGWEEEVYVYKKSLRMPTRLITVSKPSRFHRLSTSLPDLDPGSPALSVSMDSSDVCLGRKRLVDSDIESEYSFSITGLGSKIDDEEATSSTTISCPPKTTIGKQTRLENNSIVDVLAQKVGTGKKDSKRKQQKEKSEKGTKILQKGGNNEPELLPTPSLTPLLASEAPKTPKGKSSSPIKNKPLKPIKVSDSFLLGYFRKETVNNFRDTFKNNHAIPNEFSTFVLNSRTRTETRVLKKQTTIREVFGEDRPASAPPMQNHGDTSQDDDSQNEAMENTLGKPRTLKQKVVSRLRNAGILRSHKAIVNSKRHLLIAKRRKDLLKSLAEKKLKRVKKETEVEVSKETNDTQEAENNEIEDENNESEVPNKKKLKLRTGRRKFRSGFDYVRKKKRPLKKDDAAPKERKRILSRPSPECVADIQSEIRTWVIKKGVGETILHRAARLGHTDVTAYCLEKLNSAPSPKDNAGYTPLHEACSRGHLEIAKLLLAYGANASESANGGIRPLHEAAESGSTELVRLLLSYGADPLLATYSGQTPLMLAVETEAYSILEQHLDDIQGHSSTPWSFGGPASIFDPEETGYNPLSDPPMDSPEPELEEIEMEVSDVNLPVLFSLTNDSDKWVLLQDLMAALRIKSRDALLRQVNPKAHTGPPAIAHRDVMRELKLPDFLEQSRCCHLLSGGEKINVRGSKVTLIKYNERVKSLLNVEKVLISLR; from the exons ATGGATGTGAGCTTCACGAACGTGTTGGAGGGGGCTCGTCAGTACTTCCAGGGACTGCCTGTACCCAGTGCAAGCGCGATACCGTCGGAGGATCACAATCATCCAACTTCGTCGACGAATTCGGCCTCGTCGGCGTCCACGTCTCACGATCATGGCGTGGCTTCCTCTTCGGTGGCTCCGCCACCAGCACCGCCGTCCTCGGCGTCGACGCCGTCGGTGGTTAATCAAGAAACAACGCGTTACTCCAGTGATGTCGGtcagtcgtcgtcgtctaccGAAAACGGAAGCTCCAGTTCCGGTCCGTTTTGGAATCCATCGGTGGAGCCGTATCCACCGCAACCAACTAGAGTGGAGGTACCGGATACCAGGCCGGGAGACGAGAGTTCCGAACCGAGTTCCTCGTCTCCTGGTACAGTGGTTACCCTAACTGAAATGCAGCCCTCCAATCATCGATCCTCCGCGACATCAAACTttcaacaacagcaacaacaacaacaacaacaacaacaacaaaagcaATCGTCCGTATCTTCCGCGTCCACCGATCAACACTCGTCCCATCAGATCATAGCTACGACTACCTCGAGTTCACCTAGACTGCATCAGATGCAACCACCTCAAAGAGATCATTCTCCGGAACCTGTTTATCAACAACTCAATAATATCAGTAGAACGTCATTTGCCACTGTCGAGATTTTAGCGACGTCTCATTCGACGTCTCATCCGAATTATCAAAACGCAAACGATCGACAGTCTCAAAGCGGTACGGCCATTGTCCCTCAAAGAACTCAATACTATCCGAGATATCATCATCCGGACATTACGAAGAGTGCGCCGGCGCCGTTCTCGCAAAATTCCGTCTATCAATCTGCCAACGTGACTGTGACCACAGCTGGAAGTGTTCAACAGCCAGCTACGAGGCCTACGCCGGTCGAACAGAACAGTGTGCTGGTTCATGGACAAGATCAGCAACGAGTGCCGAGCTCTTCTTACGGGTCCAGCGTGCAAACTCCGCCGTCGAGTGGATCGACGATTTACGGATCGTCTCAGAATTATCGCGTAAGTGGGCAACTTCAGCAAACTCGGTCCGTTAATCCTACGGCCGACGAACGAATCAGGCCGGCTCAACATGGTATCGACGGAACGAGCGCGTCTTCatcttcctccacctcctcctcctcctcctcctcctccaacTCTAACAACTCCTCTTCGGGGAACCCTTGTACTTCGGCAAATCCACCTTGCAATCCGCGTCATGGATCCAGTCACATTCCTTCGTCGCCTCAGAATCTTCCGGCGCACATTCCTTCTCCGCATCTTCCCTCCGCAGTTTCCTCCGTTCATGGACAACACCctcagcaacaacaacagcagcaaggCCAACAACATCACACTCGAATAAATCCTTCCCCTCACTCGGCCAATCCAAACGCCTACAACAACGCTCGCACAATCCTCTCGCAAAGCGGGCCTTCGCCGTCCtcctcgtcgtcttcgtcgtcaaACCATCCGCAACAGATGATACCTCCTACGGGCTTAAGCGGTTATCATCCAATAGCTTCGCCCCACGAGCCACCTCGTCACGCTACCCCATCTCCCCACAGACAATCTCCTCACGTATCGACGCTTCACAATCCTCACGCCTCCTCTCCTCATCCTACACCATCGCCCCACGCCGCCTTCCAACCGCATTCGCCGACTTACCCACCTCCTCCGCCACCGGCCAGGTCTACGCCGCACTCCTACAGCGTGCCGGCGACGTCTCAGCACTATCAGAATGCCGGATACAACGCTAGTCCTTACGCGCCTCCACCTCAGTCTTCGTACCATTCCTTTCAGAAGAGTCCGCAGCAGCCGCTGTCGCAG TCGCACGGGAGTTACTACTCTCAACCAAATAGATCTCACAGCCAGTCATACGTTCAACCAACTCCTATGGGTGCACCGCCTCAACCGATTTGTCCCGGTGGAACGAATAGTAGCAACGGTGGCTTGACCTATCAGCAGAACAAAGCAGTAATGTACAATGGTGCCGACTCGAAAAGAAGTCCGGCAGAAATAGCTGGGAGTTACGCTTCTTACCGATCATCCTCGACTAACGTGCAGAGAAGCAATAACACGCACAATCTGCCACCGATCGCCGCCTTGTCCTCCTATCATTCCAACAAGAGAGAAACGGGAAATAAAGTGCAATCGATCCAACGACGAGTGCATTCTATCGGTGCAACGAACAAAGTCCCTGTCGTGACACCACCGAGCTCGGTTATGGTTCTTCCCCAAAGGATTCCGGAATACTCTTCGCTCCCTACGCCATTGAACCACGCGATACCGGTTAATGGGAGAACAACTAGCTCGGTTAACTCTACCTACGCTGGGAGATACGCTAACCAGCAAAATTATCCGGCTTACGCGACCACCATCGCGCCCAGCCATCACGGTAGCAATTCCTCGAGTAACACCTCGGTGACATCCATCGGTGCCACGGTTCGATCTTCCGTTCCGGCTCCTCCGGTACACGCCTATCAGTCTTCCGACACTACCGCTCACTTGGGATCCTATCATCACACTGTCAGAACTGCAGAGAGTTATCCGTATAAGGAACAATCCTATCAAAATTCCTCGGCACCGATGGTACCTGCTGTTCCAGGTACACCTTTACCGGCGCCACCGCCACCACAGACCAACGGAATCAGGAAAAGAGAATCTCCTCTCGATCTTTCCGTGAAAACCGTAAAGACGTCTGCGGACTCGACGGCGCAGGACGATCTCGAGGCTTCTTCCACGGACAAGCACGCGAGTAATTTGAATCTAATGTCGCCGTCGACGATGTCGAGGAGTAGCAACGGTTCCAGGAGCATGGCTCCGCCGGCTATTCAATCCTTAGGACCACCACCCATTGCTTCTTATTCTAATTACGATGCTAGAGTCTCGACCCGTGGCGTCAGGAGTTCGTCCATTCCTTCCGTATGTCCTCGAACGTCGACACCGCAGACAGTTTGCGCGCCGAAGGTCGACTTCTTGCCGGATTTCAATTCGACCCCGCTCCGACAACATCACGCTCCGCCACACGATAGTCCGATCCGTAGAAATACGGGTCAACAACTGTATgggccgccaccaccaccgcctcAAGCGCCTTTGCCCTCGCAGTATACGAACAACACTACTCCACTGCCTCATATGTCAACGTTCCAGAAGAGTTCACTGCCCGCAACGCCGGTATACGACGGGAGTCCAGCACCACCACCGCCGTCTTCGTCGACATCTTCGTCGTCTTATCTACCGGCCAACGATTCCTCGAGGTCTTCTTCTAGATATCCCGTGGTGGATCCCTCAAGGATGGGCCCGACAACACTGCCCCTCCAAGAATATCCTTCCGATCCCAGCAAGTATTATTTGGACACGAGGAACAAATTCGGTTCGCCGACTCAGAAAGATCATCGTGGTACCATCAAAAGATCCGGTGAAACTGTTTACTCTGGAACTGCTCCAAACAAACAGCCTAGATTGGATACTTGGAGAATAGCCATCGACAAGCAGATCGAGCAGAAACTCTCGACGGTCAGGTCGCCTCACGAGCAACAGAAAAGACAAGAGTTGAATTTGCCCGTTGCCATGCCGAATGGTACATTGATAGCACCAAGTACTTACGAGCAGAGATCGGACAATGGTTATTCGTCGTCGGATTCTTTGAGGTATCAACAAGCTTACTGTGATAAAAGGAATTACCCGGAGCCGAAGGTGGCACGTACCTCTCCTCCGTATAATCACCCACCTATCTCGAAAGCAACGAACGTACACGCGTTACCGCAGCAAGTCAATAGTCAGACTTCTTACTCGAATTATAGACAGAATCAGAGAACGGCTTGCCCTCCGGTTAGTTCGATGGCTACGCCTACGGTCGATCAACCGAGTAACACGGGCGCAGATAAACGAGTTTTGAGCTTGTTGAGGAATAGTCTTGAGAACAAACAGCAGAGGGAAGAACAATTGAACAGTCAACAACCTATTTTGGTGAATCACAATCAACAGAGTTTTCAAAACAAG GTCGTCGCCCCAGTGGAGCCTAAAACGAATATAGGGAGACACAATTTATCGCCGTTTACGGCGGCCAGTTTGTTGGAACGGAACAGCAACACACCGCCGCATTACAAGTTCCATGTGCCACGAGCCGTAGACTCGATCACTCAAGAGGCCCCCCGTAGTATGTACGCTTCGCGAGTAAATTCATCTGCCACGCTACCTGGCAAAGAAGCTCTCTTGGGACCTCGGGGAGCCGAGAATCAAATTCACCGTGACAAGGATGACGGGCTTGCGGCCATATTGGCCGCGAAAATCAGGACAAAGGCGGAACTCAAACAG GTTGGCACCGGACAGTTCTTGGCAAAACCCGTAGTTCCTTCTCAAGATGTATCTTCTACGCCAAAAG AACTCGATAGCGCGGCCTCGACGTCAACTCCACAGTCCGGCTCGTCCGCGGGAAGCCCACCGAAATTGACTCGCGAAAAAGCGGCCTGTCTACCACCGAGAAGACGTTTGTTCTCGAGAACGGAAGAAGAGAATATGCCGGTCGCTGCGACGACGGTACCCGTGTCAACCCCAACTCCAGCAGTTGCCTCAACGGTACCACCACGTGCCAGTGGTTTTAGAAGTTCCTCCGAGACCTCGGTCTTTGACTTCAGAGAGAGCGATTCGGAGGGTGAGATGCCGGTGTTGGAGCGTCAAACCCTCGAGGAAATGAGAAGAGACAGGAAGCAGTTGTCGAAGGTTCAACCTCCTATTCCCTTGAACGATGCCATGTGTATGAACATGGCTTCGTCCATGGATCTCGTGAAAATCGAGCTTAAG GAGAACGACAAGATCAACGAAGTCGATCCATTCTGGGCGGTAACCTGCGACAAGTTTATGGAACAATTGAGAGCCGGTGATGTTGTGAAGAAACGtggacgaaaaaagaaactcgatGGAACCTCTTCGAAGATGGATGACACTGGTAACGATAGTAGCAAGGAGTCCGACCTTAACACTAACGACGCGACCGCTGACATAAAGATCAAAATAGAGGACATCAAAAAGGAGGTAGAAGACGTGGTAGAAGCGGTTGTCGATGAAAAGGTCGAGACCGCGGAAACTAGCAAAGACGATTTGAAATCACCCGTTTCGATAAAGATACAGGTTGAAGAGAAGGTCGCAGTAGTTGAGGCGAAGGAAAATGATAGGAGAAATTCCGGTGACGATTCCGACGAGGTACCATTGATCAAGCGagcaacgaaaaagaaatcgaaaaaggAGGATAGCGATTGCGAGGAAGAAATCGTTTGTAGAAAGAGGAGAGTCCGAAGGGGTAGTAGGATCAAATTGGCATCGTCCAGTGGTAGCGAATCGTCCAGCGAGGAAAGCGACGTTAGTACGGAATACGGACATGGTTCATCGGTCGCTGACAGACTTCGCGCGAGGAAAAGATCAGGGAATAGCGGAGAAAACGAGGGCATGAAGTTACGTTCGAGAGATACAACGCCGCAAAAGAATAAGGcggaaaaggaaatgaaatcgTCTACCTCTAAAACCGTACCTTCGTCTCGAAAAGTAAAACCCAAACCATTGTTCGGCGATGGTAGCGACTTTAGGCCAGGCTGGGAGGAAGAGGTatacgtttataaaaaatcattaagaaTGCCAACCAGACTAATCACCGTCTCGAAACCTTCGAGATTTCATAGGCTATCGACGTCTCTTCCCGATTTGGATCCTGGCTCTCCAGCCTTATCGGTCTCCATGGATAGTTCGGACGTTTGCTTAGGTAGAAAAAGACTCGTTGACAGCGACATAGAGTCCGAGTATAGTTTCAGTATTACTGGGCTCGGTAGTAAGATAGACGACGAAGAAGCTACTTCCTCGACGACAATATCTTGTCCTCCAAAGACAACGATTGGAAAACAAACGAGATTGGAAAACAATTCTATCGTAGATGTGCTCGCCCAAAAAGTTGGTACTGGTAAAAAGGATTCGAAGAGGAAACAACAGAAGGAAAAGTCTGAAAAGGGAACGAAGATCCTTCAAAAAGGAGGTAACAACGAACCTGAACTTCTTCCAACGCCGAGTCTTACTCCTCTTCTTGCTTCGGAAGCTCCTAAAACCCCGAAGGGCAAGTCCTCTTCTCCAATAAAGAATAAACCTTTAAAGCCGATCAAAGTTTCGGATTCATTCCTTTTGGGATATTTCCGTAAAGAGACAGTTAATAATTTCCGCGATACCTTTAAGAACAATCACGCGATACCGAACGAGTTTTCGACGTTTGTCTTGAACAGCAGAACGAGAACGGAAACGCGCGTTTTAAAGAAACAGACCACTATCAGAGAAGTATTTGGCGAGGATAGACCAGCGTCCGCTCCGCCTATGCAAAATCATGGCGACACTTCCCAAGACGATGATTCTCAAAACGAAGCTATGGAAAATACATTAGGAAAGCCTCGTACGTTGAAGCAAAAGGTAGTGTCCAGATTGAGAAACGCGGGTATCCTAAGAAGTCATAAGGCAATCGTCAATTCGAAGAGACATTTACTTATCgctaagagaagaaaggatctTCTGAAGTCTTTGGCCGAGAAGAAGTTGAAGCGTGTTAAAAAGGAAACGGAAGTGGAAGTgtcgaaagaaacgaacgatacTCAGGAAGCTGAGAATAACGAGATAGAGGACGAGAATAACGAGTCCGAGGTACCGAACAAAAAGAAGTTAAAACTTCGAACGGGTAGGCGGAAATTCCGTTCTGGATTCGACTATgttaggaagaaaaagagacctTTGAAAAAGGATGACGCAGCAcctaaggaaagaaaaaga ATATTGTCAAGACCGAGTCCAGAATGTGTTGCTGATATTCAGTCAGAGATCAGGACGTGGGTCATTAAAAAGGGTGTTGGAGAAACTATTTTACATCGTGCCGCCAGACTCGGTCATACG GATGTGACAGCCTATTGCTTAGAGAAACTCAACAGTGCACCTAGCCCGAAAGATAACGCGGGTTATACGCCACTCCATGAGGCATGCTCGAGAGGTCATTTGGAAATTGCCAAACTTTTGCTCGCTTATGGCGCGAATGCAAGCGAAAGTGCAAACGGAGGAATAAG ACCACTTCACGAGGCTGCCGAGAGTGGTTCAACGGAATTGGTGCGATTACTTTTATCGTACGGTGCCGATCCTCTACTAGCTACGTATTCCGGACAAACACCATTAATGTTGGCGGTAGAAACTGAAGCTTACTCGATTCTCGAACAACATTTGGACGACATTCAGGGTCATAGCAGTACACCTTGGTCGTTCGGTGGACCTGCTTCGATCTTTG ACCCAGAAGAAACTGGATATAATCCTTTGAGCGATCCACCCATGGATAGTCCGGAGCCTGAACTCGAGGAGATAGAAATGGAGGTGAGCGACGTGAACCTACCggtcttattttctcttaccaATGATTCGGACAAGTGGGTGCTCCTTCAAGATTTAATGGCAGCTCTCAGAATAAAGAGTCGCGATGCTCTCTTACGTCAAGTGAATCCAAAGGCACATACCGGACCACCGGCTATTGCTCATCGCGACGTCATGAGAGAACTCAAGCTTCCTGATTTCTTAGAACAGTCTCGATGTTGTCATCTGTTAAGCGGCGGCGAGAAGATAAACGTGCGGGGATCAAAGGTCACGCTGATTAAGTACAACGAGAGAGTTAAATCATTGTTAAACGTCGAAAAGGTGCTAATAAGTCTCAGGTGA